CCAGTGATGCCCAGTTTGTCGCGAAACAGATCGTCTACGATCACTCGATTGGGACGCCTGAGGCAATCAATTTGGCCTTCTTGCATGGCCCATGGTGCTCCTGCCAGACGCTCACCAACTCCAATTAACGCGACATTTTGTTGTTTTCCATTCGCCAATTTCCAAAATGCCCATGAGAGTAACATGGGCTCCGCGGACCTCACACCAGGGACATTTCGCACCTGATACAACCGTTGCTCGGGAAGAGTGGTTCCGTAATCAAAGGCAATTGTATGCTGGGGAATGACCCAGATGTCCGCGTCCGCGTGATGGATAATTGCAGTGCAGGTCCGAGACCACCCAACCGCTAGTCCTAGTTGTGATACACCAAGGAGAAAAGATACCGCGATACCAATGGCCGACGCGCACGATCGACGTTTTGTGTCCCACAGCATACTGACTGCAATGAGCAGCACATTATTCATCAAGAATCCGGCCGTGTCCGCTCGGCGGAGCACAGGTTGGGGGAAGTTGCGGGGGCCAATCGAAGTAGTTCAGTCGGCGTTTTGCGGAGCGACGCTGTGGGACGGCTCGGCTGCGTCCTCGGCCTTCCACACGTCGGGCAAGAACTGTTCCAACTCGCCGGCGGGCGTGCAGGGCAGCTTGGCCAGGACGCTGGTGAGATAGCGCTGCGGGCAGACGCCGTGCCGCTCGGCACTGGCGATGAGCGACCACAGCCGCGCATGATTCAGCGCCGCGGCGTCATGCCCGGCGAAGAGCCAGTTTTTTCGACCCAGGGCCACTCGTTTGAGAGCCCGCTCACTGGCATTGTTGTCGATGGCGAGGAAGCCTTGCGTCACGTAGGTGGCGAGCGCCTCCCACTGGTTCTGGGCGTAGGTGATCGCCTGCGTTATCGGGCTGCGCGGCAGCACGATCTCGCTTTCGGCGTCGAGCCACGCCTTGATCCGCGCGAGCACGGGCACGCTCCGCTCCTGGCGTAGAGCACGCCGCGCTTCATCGCCGGCGCCCTTCGCTTCGCGCTCGATGGCGTACAACTCGCTGACCAGCGCGAGCATCTGCGCAGCCCGCTTGCCATCCGAATCCTGCGCGTCGTAAAACTTGCGGCGCGCATGCGCCCAACAAGCGACTTCCGTTACCTGGCCGCCGGCGAAGATGCCGTCGTAACCGCCGTAAGCATCCGCTTGCAGGTAACCCGTGAAACTTGTGAGCCATTTGGCTGGACCGTCGCGGCCGCGGTTGGGAGTATAGTCGTAGACCGTGTACGGGTGGGCCGCGTCTCCCAGGTAACACCAGATCCGCCCCTTGCGGCACTGTTTGGCGCCCGGCGACTGGATGGGCACCGGCGTGTCGTCCGTGTGAATCACGCGCGATTGCTTCACGCGGCCAACCATCAGCTCGACAAGCGGCTGGACCAGCTCGCCCGCCGCGCGCATCCAACCGCACATCGTGCCGCGCGCCACGTGAACTTGTTGCCGCGCGAAGATGTTTTCCAGCCGATACAGCGGCAGGTGATCGCCCAACTTGCTCACCACCACGTAGGCCAGCAGACTGGGACCGGGTAGTCCGCCGTCGATCGGTTGCCGCGGCTTTTTGGCCGCCGCGATGTTCGG
The DNA window shown above is from Pirellulales bacterium and carries:
- a CDS encoding IS66 family transposase produces the protein MSKDASLSLDPAMLPDDPALLKHFIVERERQLLSERESLIARIKAEAARQIEALRERMEEREAEHAAELKAAVAAILCRYYGPRSEKFDPRQLLLFGQVVEQLPLDEASIAEESGERLVTRRVRKRHEHGRSPLPEHLERIEIEHDLDDKSCPACGHDRQRIGAEVSEQLEYFPASLKVLKHVRHKYACAKCDADGYNPNIAAAKKPRQPIDGGLPGPSLLAYVVVSKLGDHLPLYRLENIFARQQVHVARGTMCGWMRAAGELVQPLVELMVGRVKQSRVIHTDDTPVPIQSPGAKQCRKGRIWCYLGDAAHPYTVYDYTPNRGRDGPAKWLTSFTGYLQADAYGGYDGIFAGGQVTEVACWAHARRKFYDAQDSDGKRAAQMLALVSELYAIEREAKGAGDEARRALRQERSVPVLARIKAWLDAESEIVLPRSPITQAITYAQNQWEALATYVTQGFLAIDNNASERALKRVALGRKNWLFAGHDAAALNHARLWSLIASAERHGVCPQRYLTSVLAKLPCTPAGELEQFLPDVWKAEDAAEPSHSVAPQNAD